The Pseudomonas asiatica genome has a segment encoding these proteins:
- a CDS encoding cupin domain-containing protein, with amino-acid sequence MSIDSIIDFAQVITEAERYRPAAEKILKGEPDQAVYNHYSSPCGQFAAGVWEGEVGQWTVNYTEHEYCEIVQGVSVLRDQDGGAKTLRAGDRFVIPAGFKGTWEVLEPCRKIYVMFEQK; translated from the coding sequence ATGAGCATCGACAGCATCATCGACTTCGCGCAGGTCATTACCGAGGCCGAACGCTACCGCCCGGCGGCGGAAAAAATCCTCAAGGGCGAGCCAGACCAGGCTGTCTACAACCATTATTCCAGCCCGTGCGGGCAGTTTGCCGCGGGCGTGTGGGAAGGCGAGGTGGGGCAGTGGACGGTGAACTACACCGAGCATGAGTACTGCGAGATCGTCCAGGGCGTTTCGGTGCTGCGTGACCAGGATGGCGGAGCCAAGACCCTGCGTGCCGGTGATCGGTTTGTCATCCCGGCCGGCTTCAAGGGCACCTGGGAGGTGCTGGAGCCTTGCCGCAAGATCTATGTGATGTTCGAGCAGAAATGA
- the rpmG gene encoding 50S ribosomal protein L33 yields MRELIRLVSSAGTGHFYTTDKNKRTTPDKIEIKKYDPVVRKHVVYKEAKIK; encoded by the coding sequence ATGCGTGAATTGATCCGTCTGGTTTCGAGTGCTGGCACTGGCCACTTCTACACCACCGACAAGAACAAGCGCACCACTCCGGACAAAATCGAGATCAAGAAATACGATCCGGTTGTTCGCAAGCACGTGGTGTACAAGGAAGCCAAGATCAAGTAA
- the rpmB gene encoding 50S ribosomal protein L28 — MSRVCQVTGKGPVTGNNISHANNKTRRRFLPNLQHHRFWVESEKRFVRLRVSAKGMRVIDKRGIDVVLAELRARGEKF; from the coding sequence ATGTCGAGAGTCTGTCAAGTTACTGGTAAGGGTCCAGTAACCGGGAACAACATTTCCCACGCAAACAACAAAACCCGTCGTCGTTTCCTGCCGAACCTGCAGCACCACCGTTTCTGGGTTGAATCCGAGAAGCGTTTCGTGCGTCTGCGCGTATCTGCCAAAGGCATGCGCGTTATTGACAAGCGTGGTATCGACGTAGTGCTGGCCGAGCTGCGCGCTCGCGGCGAAAAGTTCTAA
- a CDS encoding ABC transporter substrate-binding protein — MRAAALSLLFNSLFAAGALFAAGVAQADPLSVCSEASPEGFDVVQYNSLTTTNATADVLMNRLVEFDAAQGKVVPSLAASWTVSADGLIYDFTLRDDVKFHTTAYFKPSRALNADDVLFSFQRMLYPAHAWHKTAPGGYPHAQSLQLGSLIKAIEAPAPNAVRFTLSHPDATFLATLSMGFASIYSAEYADKLLKAGTPEKLNSQPVGTGPFIFQRFQKDAVVRYRANPDYFAGKPAVDPLIFAITTDANVRLQKLKRGECQVALSPKPLDIAEAGKDGNLKVATTPAFMTAFVAINSQHPPLDKPEVRQAINLAFDKQAYLKAVFEDSAVAANGPYPPNTWSYAKDLPGYPLDLKKAKALLTKAGLAEGFSTTIWTRPSGSLLNPNPSLGAQMLQADLAKIGIKAEIRVIEWGELIRRAKAGEHDLLFMGWAGDNGDPDNFLSPQFSCAAVQSGTNFARFCDSRLDQLISAGRTTNDQSVRSRLYQQAQTLIQQQALWVPLAHPTAATLLRQGVEGYQVSPFGRLDFSKVSVNK, encoded by the coding sequence ATGCGTGCTGCCGCCCTTTCCTTATTGTTCAACTCCTTGTTCGCCGCAGGCGCCCTGTTCGCCGCCGGCGTTGCCCAGGCCGACCCGCTGAGCGTCTGCAGCGAGGCCAGCCCCGAAGGCTTCGACGTGGTGCAGTACAACTCGCTGACCACCACCAACGCCACGGCCGATGTGCTGATGAACCGCCTGGTGGAGTTCGACGCGGCGCAAGGCAAGGTGGTGCCGAGCCTGGCGGCCAGCTGGACGGTATCGGCCGACGGCCTGATCTACGACTTCACCCTGCGCGATGACGTGAAATTCCACACCACCGCCTACTTCAAGCCAAGCCGCGCACTGAACGCCGACGACGTGCTGTTCAGCTTCCAGCGCATGCTCTACCCCGCCCATGCCTGGCACAAGACTGCACCGGGCGGCTACCCGCATGCCCAGTCGCTGCAACTGGGCAGCCTGATCAAGGCAATCGAGGCGCCGGCACCGAACGCCGTGCGCTTCACCCTCAGCCACCCGGACGCCACCTTCCTGGCCACCCTGAGCATGGGCTTCGCCTCGATCTACTCCGCCGAGTACGCCGACAAACTGCTCAAGGCCGGTACGCCGGAGAAGCTAAACAGCCAGCCGGTCGGCACCGGGCCGTTCATCTTCCAGCGCTTCCAGAAGGACGCCGTGGTGCGCTATCGCGCCAACCCCGACTACTTCGCCGGCAAGCCAGCGGTCGACCCGTTGATCTTCGCCATCACCACCGATGCCAACGTGCGCCTGCAGAAGCTCAAGCGCGGCGAGTGCCAGGTCGCGTTGTCGCCCAAGCCGCTGGACATTGCCGAAGCCGGCAAGGACGGCAACCTCAAGGTGGCCACCACCCCGGCGTTCATGACCGCCTTCGTCGCCATCAACAGCCAGCACCCACCGCTGGACAAGCCGGAAGTGCGCCAGGCCATCAACCTGGCCTTCGACAAACAGGCCTACCTCAAGGCCGTATTCGAAGACTCCGCGGTGGCCGCCAACGGCCCCTACCCGCCCAACACCTGGAGCTACGCCAAAGACCTGCCCGGCTACCCGCTGGACCTGAAGAAAGCCAAGGCCCTGCTGACCAAGGCCGGCCTGGCCGAGGGCTTCAGCACCACGATCTGGACCCGCCCGTCGGGCAGCCTGCTCAACCCCAACCCCAGCCTCGGTGCGCAGATGCTGCAGGCCGACCTGGCCAAGATCGGCATCAAGGCCGAGATCCGCGTGATCGAGTGGGGCGAGCTGATCCGTCGCGCCAAGGCGGGCGAGCATGACCTGCTGTTCATGGGTTGGGCGGGTGACAACGGCGATCCGGATAACTTCCTCAGCCCGCAGTTTTCCTGCGCGGCGGTGCAGTCGGGGACCAACTTCGCACGCTTCTGCGACAGCCGCCTGGACCAGTTGATCAGCGCCGGGCGCACCACCAACGACCAGAGTGTGCGCAGCCGGCTTTATCAGCAGGCACAGACGCTGATCCAGCAGCAGGCGCTGTGGGTGCCGCTGGCGCACCCGACGGCGGCGACCTTGCTGCGCCAAGGGGTCGAGGGGTACCAGGTGAGCCCGTTCGGGCGGTTGGATTTCAGCAAGGTGTCTGTGAACAAGTAA
- the radC gene encoding RadC family protein, with protein sequence MNIREWPAEERPREKLLQRGAGSLTDAELLAVFLGSGVRGRNVVELARGLLVKFGGLRQLLEADREAFVGELGLGPVRYSQLQALLEIGRRHLATSIERESAMDSPATVRRYLKAMLRHEVSEVFGCLFLDTKHRPLAFEILFRGTIDRASVYPREVVRRALLHNAAALILCHNHPSGNSEPSQDDVHLTLSLKRGLALIDVRVLDHIIIGDGEPLSMVEHGWIVA encoded by the coding sequence ATGAATATCAGGGAGTGGCCGGCTGAAGAGCGGCCGAGGGAGAAGTTGTTGCAGCGTGGGGCTGGAAGCCTGACGGACGCGGAATTGCTGGCTGTATTTCTCGGCTCAGGTGTGCGTGGGCGCAATGTCGTGGAGCTGGCGCGAGGTCTGCTCGTGAAGTTCGGGGGTTTGCGCCAGTTGCTGGAGGCCGACCGTGAGGCTTTCGTCGGCGAGCTTGGGTTGGGCCCGGTGAGGTACAGCCAGCTGCAGGCGCTGCTGGAGATCGGGCGCAGGCACCTTGCAACTTCGATTGAGCGTGAATCCGCGATGGACAGCCCGGCAACGGTGAGGCGCTATTTGAAAGCGATGCTGCGACATGAAGTCAGCGAAGTGTTCGGGTGCCTTTTTCTCGATACCAAGCACAGGCCGTTGGCGTTTGAGATCCTCTTCCGAGGCACGATAGATCGGGCCAGCGTCTACCCGCGGGAAGTGGTGCGGCGGGCATTGCTGCATAACGCAGCGGCCTTGATCCTGTGCCACAACCACCCCTCGGGCAACAGTGAGCCCAGCCAGGACGATGTGCACTTGACCCTGTCGTTGAAGCGGGGGCTGGCGTTGATCGATGTGCGGGTGCTGGATCACATCATCATCGGTGACGGGGAGCCACTGTCGATGGTCGAGCATGGGTGGATTGTGGCTTAG
- the coaBC gene encoding bifunctional phosphopantothenoylcysteine decarboxylase/phosphopantothenate--cysteine ligase CoaBC: MQRLYRKRIVLGVGGGIAAYKSAELIRRLLEHGAQVRVVMTRGGAEFITPLTLQALSGHPVHMDLLDPAAEAAMGHIELAKWADLVLIAPATADLMARMAQGMADDLLTTLVLATDATVAVAPAMNQAMWRDPATQANLELLKSRGIQVFGPASGSQACGDVGLGRMLEATDLAWCAAESFKRQALTGKHVLITAGPTQENIDPVRYITNHSSGKMGFALAEAAAEAGARVTLVTGPVHLPTPDRVSRIDVVSARDMLAACEAAMPCDLFIASAAVADYRPEVVATQKLKKDPTTGDGMLLQMVRNPDILATIAGRADRPFSVGFAAETEHLLDYATRKLKDKNLDLIVANDVANPSIGFNSEENALTVIDRQQHQTLFAQTSKGKIARQLVAFIAERLNQVQ; the protein is encoded by the coding sequence ATGCAGCGGCTGTATCGCAAGCGCATCGTTCTCGGCGTGGGTGGCGGCATTGCCGCCTACAAAAGCGCCGAACTGATTCGCCGACTCCTGGAGCACGGCGCGCAGGTGCGCGTCGTCATGACCCGTGGTGGTGCAGAGTTCATCACCCCGCTGACCCTGCAGGCGCTGTCAGGCCACCCGGTGCACATGGATCTGCTCGACCCTGCCGCCGAAGCGGCCATGGGCCACATCGAACTGGCCAAGTGGGCTGACCTGGTGCTGATCGCCCCGGCCACCGCCGACCTCATGGCGCGCATGGCCCAAGGCATGGCCGACGACCTGCTGACCACCCTGGTGCTGGCTACCGATGCCACCGTTGCCGTGGCCCCGGCCATGAACCAGGCCATGTGGCGCGACCCGGCCACCCAGGCCAACCTCGAACTGCTCAAGAGCCGTGGCATCCAGGTGTTCGGCCCGGCGTCCGGCAGCCAGGCCTGTGGCGATGTCGGCCTGGGCCGCATGCTCGAAGCCACCGACCTGGCCTGGTGTGCCGCGGAAAGCTTCAAGCGCCAGGCACTGACCGGCAAGCACGTGCTGATCACCGCCGGCCCGACCCAGGAAAACATCGACCCGGTGCGCTACATCACCAATCATAGCTCCGGCAAGATGGGCTTCGCCCTGGCTGAAGCGGCCGCCGAAGCCGGGGCTCGGGTGACCCTCGTCACTGGCCCGGTGCACCTGCCGACCCCCGACCGGGTCAGCCGTATCGACGTGGTCAGCGCGCGGGACATGCTCGCGGCCTGTGAAGCGGCCATGCCGTGCGACCTGTTCATCGCCTCTGCGGCGGTTGCGGACTACCGCCCGGAAGTCGTTGCCACGCAAAAATTGAAGAAAGATCCTACGACGGGCGACGGCATGCTGCTGCAGATGGTGCGCAATCCCGATATCCTTGCCACCATCGCTGGCCGCGCCGACCGCCCGTTCAGCGTCGGTTTCGCCGCCGAGACCGAACACTTGCTCGATTACGCCACGCGCAAGCTCAAGGACAAGAACCTCGACCTGATCGTCGCCAATGATGTGGCCAACCCCAGCATCGGCTTCAACAGCGAGGAAAACGCCTTGACCGTGATCGACCGCCAGCAGCACCAGACCCTCTTCGCGCAGACCAGCAAGGGCAAGATTGCCCGGCAACTGGTCGCCTTCATCGCCGAACGGCTCAATCAGGTTCAATAA
- the dut gene encoding dUTP diphosphatase encodes MHALQAKILDPRLGTEFPLPQYATPGSAGLDLRALLKEDTVLEPGQTLLIPTGLSIYIGDPGLAAVILPRSGLGHKHGIVLGNLVGLIDSDYQGELMVSCWNRGNTPFTIAVGERIAQLVLVPVVQAHFDIVEAFDESQRGAGGFGHSGSH; translated from the coding sequence ATGCACGCTCTTCAAGCCAAGATCCTCGACCCACGCCTGGGCACCGAATTCCCCCTGCCGCAGTACGCCACCCCCGGCTCCGCCGGCCTGGACCTGCGCGCCCTGCTCAAGGAAGACACCGTCCTCGAGCCAGGCCAGACCCTGCTGATCCCCACCGGCCTGTCGATCTACATCGGCGACCCGGGCCTGGCGGCGGTGATCCTGCCGCGCTCGGGCCTGGGCCATAAGCACGGCATCGTGCTGGGCAACCTGGTCGGGCTGATCGACTCGGACTACCAGGGCGAGTTGATGGTGTCGTGCTGGAACCGCGGCAACACCCCGTTCACCATCGCCGTTGGCGAGCGCATTGCCCAGCTGGTGCTGGTACCGGTGGTACAGGCCCATTTCGACATCGTCGAAGCGTTCGATGAAAGCCAGCGCGGTGCTGGCGGCTTCGGCCATTCCGGCAGCCACTGA
- the argB gene encoding acetylglutamate kinase, with the protein MTLDRDAASHVAEVLSEALPYIRRFVGKTLVIKYGGNAMESEELKTGFARDIVLMKAVGINPVVVHGGGPQIGDLLKRLSIESHFIDGMRVTDSATMDVVEMVLGGQVNKDIVNLINRHGGSAIGLTGKDAELIRARKLTVSRQTPEMTTPEIIDIGHVGEVVSVNTDLLNMLVKGDFIPVIAPIGVGANGESYNINADLVAGKVAEALKAEKLMLLTNIAGLMDKQGEVLTGLTTEQVNELIADGTIYGGMLPKIKCALDAVQGGVNSSHIIDGRVPNAVLLEIFTDSGVGTLITNRKQR; encoded by the coding sequence ATGACCCTCGATCGCGATGCCGCTTCCCATGTAGCCGAGGTTTTGTCCGAAGCACTGCCTTACATCCGCCGCTTTGTCGGCAAGACCCTGGTGATCAAGTACGGCGGCAACGCGATGGAGAGCGAGGAGCTCAAGACCGGCTTCGCCCGTGACATCGTGCTGATGAAGGCTGTGGGCATCAACCCGGTGGTGGTCCACGGTGGTGGCCCGCAGATCGGCGACCTGCTCAAGCGCCTGTCGATCGAAAGCCACTTCATCGACGGCATGCGCGTCACCGACTCGGCGACCATGGACGTGGTGGAGATGGTGCTGGGTGGCCAGGTCAACAAGGACATCGTCAACCTGATCAACCGCCACGGCGGCAGCGCAATCGGCCTGACCGGCAAGGACGCGGAGCTGATCCGCGCCCGCAAGCTGACCGTCAGCCGCCAGACGCCCGAGATGACCACCCCGGAAATCATCGACATCGGCCACGTTGGCGAAGTGGTAAGCGTGAACACCGACCTGCTGAACATGCTGGTGAAGGGCGACTTCATCCCGGTGATCGCGCCGATCGGCGTGGGTGCCAATGGTGAGTCGTACAACATCAACGCCGACCTGGTGGCAGGCAAGGTAGCCGAAGCACTGAAGGCCGAGAAGCTGATGCTGCTGACCAACATCGCCGGCCTGATGGACAAGCAGGGCGAAGTACTGACCGGCCTGACCACCGAGCAGGTCAACGAACTGATCGCCGACGGCACCATCTACGGCGGCATGCTGCCGAAGATCAAGTGCGCGCTGGATGCGGTGCAGGGCGGTGTCAACAGCTCGCACATCATCGATGGCCGCGTGCCGAATGCGGTGCTGCTGGAGATCTTCACCGACAGCGGCGTGGGTACCCTGATTACCAACCGCAAGCAGCGCTGA
- the pyrE gene encoding orotate phosphoribosyltransferase: MQPYQRDFIRFAIDRGVLRFGEFTLKSGRTSPYFFNAGLFNTGSALAELGRCYAAAIVDSKIPFDVLFGPAYKGIPLAATTAVALADQHQLDVPWCFNRKEAKDHGEGGSLVGAPLAGDVLIIDDVITAGTAIREVMQIINAQHAKAAGVLIALNREERGNGELSAIQEVERDFGIPVVSIVSLTQVLEFLADDPQLKQHLPAVEAYRAQYGI; encoded by the coding sequence ATGCAGCCGTATCAGCGCGACTTCATCCGTTTTGCCATCGATCGCGGGGTACTGCGTTTCGGTGAATTCACCCTGAAATCGGGGCGTACCAGCCCGTATTTCTTCAATGCCGGCCTGTTCAACACCGGTTCCGCCCTGGCCGAACTGGGCCGTTGCTATGCTGCAGCCATCGTCGACAGCAAGATCCCGTTCGATGTGCTGTTCGGCCCGGCCTACAAGGGTATCCCGCTGGCAGCGACTACTGCCGTGGCCCTTGCCGATCAGCATCAGCTCGACGTGCCATGGTGCTTCAACCGCAAGGAAGCCAAGGACCACGGTGAAGGTGGCAGCCTGGTCGGTGCCCCGCTGGCCGGTGATGTGCTGATCATCGACGACGTGATCACCGCCGGTACCGCCATTCGTGAGGTCATGCAGATCATCAATGCCCAGCACGCCAAGGCCGCTGGCGTGCTGATCGCGCTGAACCGCGAAGAGCGCGGCAATGGCGAGCTGTCGGCGATCCAGGAAGTGGAGCGTGACTTCGGTATCCCTGTGGTCAGCATCGTTTCGCTGACCCAGGTGCTGGAGTTCCTGGCCGATGACCCACAGCTGAAGCAGCATCTGCCAGCTGTCGAGGCTTACCGGGCGCAGTACGGTATCTGA
- a CDS encoding exodeoxyribonuclease III yields the protein MRIISVNVNGIQAAAERGLLSWLQAQNADVICLQDTRASAFELDDPAFQLDGYFLYACDAEVPAQGGVALYSRMQPKAVITGLGFETADRYGRYLQADFDKVSIASLLLPSGMNGDEDLNQKFKLMDDFAKYLDKQRRKRREYIYCGSFYVAQQKLDIKNWRDSQQSPGFLAPERAWMDAITGEMGYVDALREVSREGDQYSWWPDNEQAEMLNLGYRFDYQILTPGLRRFVRNARLPRQPRFSQHAPLIVDYDWTLTI from the coding sequence ATGCGGATCATCAGTGTGAACGTAAATGGCATTCAGGCTGCGGCCGAGCGTGGTTTGCTCAGCTGGCTGCAAGCCCAGAATGCCGACGTCATCTGCCTTCAGGATACCCGCGCCTCGGCCTTTGAACTCGATGACCCAGCTTTCCAGCTCGATGGCTATTTCCTTTATGCCTGCGACGCGGAGGTGCCTGCCCAAGGTGGTGTGGCCCTGTATTCGCGCATGCAGCCCAAGGCAGTCATCACCGGCCTGGGCTTCGAGACAGCCGACCGCTACGGGCGTTACCTGCAAGCAGATTTCGACAAAGTCAGTATTGCCAGCCTGCTGCTGCCTTCGGGTATGAACGGCGACGAAGACTTGAACCAGAAGTTCAAGTTGATGGACGACTTCGCCAAGTACCTGGACAAACAGCGTCGCAAGCGTCGCGAATACATCTACTGCGGCTCGTTCTACGTGGCGCAGCAGAAGCTCGACATCAAGAACTGGCGTGACAGCCAGCAGTCGCCGGGCTTCCTGGCGCCGGAGCGTGCCTGGATGGACGCGATCACTGGCGAGATGGGTTACGTCGATGCCCTGCGCGAAGTCAGCCGTGAGGGCGACCAGTACAGCTGGTGGCCGGACAACGAGCAGGCCGAGATGCTCAACCTGGGCTACCGGTTCGACTACCAGATCCTCACCCCGGGCCTGCGCCGCTTCGTGCGCAACGCCCGCCTGCCGCGTCAACCGCGCTTCTCCCAGCATGCGCCGCTGATTGTCGACTATGACTGGACGTTGACCATCTGA
- a CDS encoding DUF4870 domain-containing protein — protein sequence MSESNLSITPPNAEIRQWAMFCHLSALLGLVVPLGHLLGPLVLWHLKREQDPFIDAQGKEALNFQISVTIAGFICFLLMFVFIGLVLFAMLMVAVMILIIIAAVRANEGKPYRYPMIWRPIK from the coding sequence ATGAGCGAATCGAACCTGTCGATCACCCCGCCCAATGCCGAAATCCGGCAGTGGGCGATGTTCTGCCACCTCTCCGCGCTGCTGGGCCTGGTGGTGCCGCTCGGGCACTTGCTGGGCCCGCTGGTGCTGTGGCACCTCAAGCGCGAGCAAGACCCTTTCATCGACGCCCAGGGCAAAGAGGCGCTGAATTTTCAGATCAGCGTGACCATTGCCGGATTCATCTGCTTCCTGCTGATGTTCGTGTTCATCGGGCTGGTGCTGTTCGCCATGCTGATGGTCGCGGTGATGATCCTGATCATCATTGCGGCTGTGCGGGCGAATGAGGGCAAGCCGTATCGCTACCCGATGATCTGGCGGCCGATCAAATAA
- the rph gene encoding ribonuclease PH, which yields MKRPSGRAADQLRSIRITRNYTKHAEGSVLVEFGDTKVICTVSVENGVPRFLKGQGQGWLTAEYGMLPRSTGERNQREASRGKQGGRTLEIQRLIGRSLRAALDMSKLGDITLYVDCDVIQADGGTRTASITGAMVALCDALAVIKKRGGLKAGNPLKHMIAAVSVGMYQGEAVLDLDYLEDSAAETDLNVVMTSAGGFIEVQGTAEGAPFQPEDFNAMLALAQKGMSEIFELQQAALAD from the coding sequence ATGAAACGTCCAAGTGGTCGCGCCGCCGATCAGCTCCGCTCGATCCGCATCACCCGCAACTACACCAAGCACGCCGAAGGGTCGGTACTGGTCGAGTTCGGTGACACCAAGGTCATCTGCACGGTCAGCGTGGAAAACGGTGTGCCGCGCTTCCTCAAAGGCCAGGGCCAAGGCTGGCTGACCGCCGAATACGGCATGCTGCCGCGTTCCACCGGCGAGCGTAACCAGCGCGAAGCCAGCCGTGGCAAGCAGGGTGGCCGCACCCTGGAAATCCAGCGCCTGATCGGCCGTTCGCTGCGCGCCGCGCTGGACATGAGCAAGCTCGGTGACATTACCCTGTACGTCGACTGCGACGTGATCCAGGCCGATGGTGGCACCCGTACCGCATCCATCACCGGTGCCATGGTCGCCCTGTGCGACGCCCTGGCGGTGATCAAGAAGCGCGGTGGCCTGAAGGCCGGCAACCCGCTCAAGCACATGATCGCCGCAGTGTCGGTGGGCATGTACCAGGGCGAAGCGGTGCTCGACCTGGACTACCTGGAAGACTCCGCCGCCGAAACCGACCTGAACGTGGTCATGACCAGCGCCGGTGGTTTCATCGAAGTGCAGGGTACTGCCGAAGGTGCGCCGTTCCAGCCTGAAGACTTCAACGCCATGCTCGCCCTGGCACAGAAGGGCATGAGCGAGATCTTCGAACTGCAGCAGGCGGCACTGGCCGACTGA
- a CDS encoding YicC/YloC family endoribonuclease, whose protein sequence is MVHSMTAFARVERAGSQGTLVWELRSVNHRYLEPHLRLPEALRDLEGAVREGLRQGLSRGKVECTLRLNEDSNGKPLKVDRERAAQLVAAAEEVAGLIKQPAPLNPLEVLSWPGVLVADASDPQALNTEAMALFDEALAELKAGRQREGQELARLINERLDNMASEVTTLRALVPQMLAAQRQKILDRFGDMQAELDPQRLEQEMVLLAQKSDVAEELDRLTTHVTEVRRVLKGGGAAGRRLDFLMQELNREANTLGSKAFDPRSTQAAVNLKVLIEQMREQVQNIE, encoded by the coding sequence ATGGTGCACAGCATGACCGCTTTTGCTCGTGTCGAGCGCGCCGGCAGCCAAGGCACCCTGGTCTGGGAGCTGCGTTCGGTCAACCACCGTTACCTGGAGCCGCACCTGCGCCTGCCCGAGGCCCTGCGCGACCTCGAAGGCGCCGTGCGCGAAGGCCTGCGCCAGGGCCTGTCGCGGGGCAAGGTGGAATGCACCTTGCGCCTCAACGAAGACAGCAACGGCAAACCGCTGAAGGTGGACCGCGAGCGCGCCGCGCAGCTGGTTGCCGCCGCCGAGGAAGTGGCCGGCCTGATCAAGCAGCCGGCACCACTGAACCCGCTGGAGGTGCTGTCGTGGCCAGGCGTGCTGGTGGCCGACGCCAGCGACCCGCAGGCACTGAATACCGAAGCCATGGCGCTGTTCGATGAAGCACTGGCCGAGCTCAAGGCCGGACGCCAGCGTGAAGGCCAGGAACTGGCCCGGCTGATCAACGAACGCCTGGACAACATGGCCAGCGAAGTCACCACCCTGCGCGCCCTGGTGCCGCAGATGCTGGCAGCTCAGCGGCAGAAGATCCTCGACCGCTTCGGCGACATGCAGGCCGAACTCGACCCGCAACGCCTGGAGCAGGAGATGGTGCTGCTGGCCCAGAAGAGCGACGTGGCCGAGGAACTCGACCGCCTCACCACCCACGTCACCGAAGTGCGCCGGGTGCTCAAGGGTGGCGGCGCCGCCGGCCGGCGCCTGGACTTCCTGATGCAGGAACTCAACCGCGAGGCCAACACCCTCGGCTCCAAGGCCTTCGACCCACGCAGCACGCAAGCGGCGGTCAACCTGAAGGTATTGATCGAACAGATGCGTGAACAAGTACAGAACATCGAGTAA
- the gmk gene encoding guanylate kinase — MNHSSGTLYIVSAPSGAGKTSLVTALIKADKRVSVSVSHTTRAMRPGEQHGVNYHFVSHDDFKGLIAKGDFLEHAEVFGNFYGTSRSALQEVLDQGNDLILEIDWQGAQQVRKLMPEALSVFILPPSQQALRERLDGRGQDSEEIIAGRMKEAVSEMVHYDEYDYVIINDDFDVALEDLKAVFRSNRLVLKKQQQRHAALLKQMIG; from the coding sequence ATGAACCACAGCAGCGGCACCCTCTACATCGTTTCGGCCCCTTCGGGCGCCGGCAAGACCAGCCTGGTCACAGCCCTGATCAAGGCCGACAAGCGCGTAAGCGTCTCGGTCTCGCACACCACCCGCGCCATGCGCCCGGGCGAGCAGCACGGCGTGAACTACCACTTCGTCAGCCATGACGACTTCAAGGGGCTGATCGCCAAGGGTGACTTCCTCGAGCACGCCGAAGTGTTCGGCAATTTCTACGGGACCTCGCGCAGTGCGCTGCAAGAGGTACTCGACCAGGGCAATGACCTGATCCTGGAAATCGACTGGCAAGGCGCCCAGCAGGTACGCAAGCTGATGCCCGAGGCTTTGTCGGTGTTCATCCTGCCGCCAAGCCAGCAGGCCCTGCGCGAGCGCCTGGATGGCCGCGGGCAGGACAGCGAAGAGATCATCGCCGGGCGCATGAAAGAAGCGGTCAGCGAGATGGTGCACTACGACGAGTATGACTACGTGATCATCAACGATGACTTCGACGTGGCGCTGGAAGACTTGAAGGCCGTGTTCCGCTCGAACCGCCTGGTGCTGAAGAAGCAGCAACAGCGTCATGCGGCATTGCTGAAGCAAATGATCGGCTGA